DNA sequence from the Brachybacterium avium genome:
CGGACCGCCCGCGCGTCCCGGATCTGGGTCGAGGGCACCCATGACGCCGAGCTGGTGCAGAAGGTCTGGGGTCACGATCTGCGCATCGAGGGGATCGTCGTGGAGCAGCTCGAGGGGGCCGACAACCTCGCCGAGCGGGTGCGCGAGTTCGGCCCCGCGCCGGGGCGTCGCCTCGGGATCCTCGTGGACCACCTGGTGAAGGGCTCGAAGGAGTCCCGCATCGCGGCCGAGGTGATGGCGCTGCCGGGTGCTCGTGGCAACGTCACCGTGCTCGGCCACCCGTACGTGGATGTGTGGCAGGCGGTCAAGCCTGCGCGCGTGGGCCTGAGCGAGTGGCCACATGTCCCCAAGGGCACCGACATCAAAGTGGGCTCCCTCGCGGCGCTCGGCTGGCCGCGCGCCGATAAGGCCGACATCGGCCTGGGCTGGAAGCGGATCCTCTCGACGGTCCGCTCCTATGCCGATGTCGAGCCCACCCTCTCCGGTCGGATCGAGGAGCTCATCGACTTCGTGACCGTCGACCCGGCCTGATCGGCAGAGCCGTCCTGTCTGGGGGTTATCCCCCACAGGACCCGGCGGTTCGCCGCGCTGACGCTGCCGTGCACGCTCACTAGGCTGAACCCATCAGCCCGCCG
Encoded proteins:
- a CDS encoding DUF3097 domain-containing protein; translated protein: MPANFPDRYGSDVLSAGPPAHHRRRPVAREMPATRDLVVEEASTGFTGAITRVEKIAGEQVVELEDGRGVRRTFPLGPGFMIDGQPVVLHRAIAAASGPARQRSASGSVYVAGAKARTARASRIWVEGTHDAELVQKVWGHDLRIEGIVVEQLEGADNLAERVREFGPAPGRRLGILVDHLVKGSKESRIAAEVMALPGARGNVTVLGHPYVDVWQAVKPARVGLSEWPHVPKGTDIKVGSLAALGWPRADKADIGLGWKRILSTVRSYADVEPTLSGRIEELIDFVTVDPA